The following proteins are co-located in the Trichormus variabilis 0441 genome:
- the fdxB gene encoding ferredoxin III, nif-specific: protein MAVLTGLTFGGNTWTPKFAESIDKDKCIGCGRCIKVCGYPVLDLKALNEEGEFVEDEEDDEIERKVMVVAHPENCIGCQACARICPKNCYTHNPLEN from the coding sequence ATGGCCGTACTCACAGGATTGACCTTTGGAGGCAACACTTGGACACCTAAATTTGCCGAATCAATTGATAAAGACAAATGTATCGGTTGTGGCAGATGTATTAAGGTATGTGGTTATCCTGTGTTGGATTTAAAAGCACTCAATGAAGAGGGTGAATTTGTAGAGGATGAGGAAGATGATGAAATCGAGCGCAAAGTCATGGTAGTTGCTCATCCAGAAAACTGTATTGGATGTCAAGCTTGCGCACGGATTTGTCCTAAGAACTGCTACACCCACAACCCATTAGAAAATTAA
- a CDS encoding cytochrome c oxidase subunit II produces MQQIPVSLWTLIAGIVVGVISLWIGQNHNLLPIQASEQAPLVDGFFNIMFTIAVALFLVVEGTILIFLFKYRRRRGDNTDGVPVEGNVPLEIFWTAIPSIIVVCLGIYSVDVFNQMGGLEPGTHPHASAHVAHSSGTALAATLNDTSTSAINPGIGIGASPTTAGKTADLVVNVTGMQFAWLFDYPDNSVSAGELHVPVGADVQLNLSAQDVIHSFWVPQFRLKQDAIPGVPTELRFVATKPGTYPIVCAELCGGYHGSMRSQVIVHTPEEFDSWLAENQVAQQQNLHQAVAVNPANLSTSEFLAPYTQDLGISADTLQGMSVK; encoded by the coding sequence ATGCAGCAAATTCCTGTTTCACTCTGGACTCTAATTGCTGGAATAGTAGTTGGAGTAATCAGTCTTTGGATTGGTCAAAATCATAACCTACTACCTATTCAAGCATCAGAACAAGCGCCTTTGGTAGACGGATTTTTTAATATTATGTTTACCATTGCAGTGGCGCTGTTTTTGGTAGTAGAAGGTACGATTCTGATTTTCTTATTTAAGTATCGTCGTCGTCGGGGTGATAATACCGATGGCGTACCAGTGGAAGGGAACGTTCCCTTAGAAATTTTTTGGACGGCAATTCCATCAATAATTGTGGTTTGCCTGGGTATCTATAGTGTAGATGTCTTCAACCAAATGGGAGGATTAGAACCTGGGACTCATCCCCATGCTTCCGCTCATGTGGCGCACTCTTCAGGTACTGCATTAGCAGCAACACTAAACGATACCTCGACATCTGCAATTAATCCGGGAATTGGGATTGGTGCAAGTCCGACAACTGCCGGTAAAACCGCAGACTTAGTTGTCAATGTGACTGGGATGCAGTTTGCTTGGTTATTCGATTATCCTGATAACAGTGTTTCCGCCGGAGAACTACACGTTCCGGTAGGCGCTGATGTACAACTTAATCTTTCAGCACAGGATGTAATTCACTCATTCTGGGTTCCCCAATTCCGACTGAAGCAAGACGCAATTCCTGGGGTTCCTACCGAATTAAGATTTGTGGCTACCAAACCAGGGACATATCCGATAGTGTGCGCTGAACTTTGTGGTGGTTATCATGGTTCGATGCGATCGCAGGTTATTGTCCACACACCAGAGGAGTTTGATAGCTGGCTTGCAGAAAATCAGGTTGCTCAACAACAAAATCTACATCAGGCTGTTGCAGTTAACCCAGCTAATTTATCAACATCCGAGTTTCTTGCACCTTACACCCAAGATTTGGGAATTAGTGCAGATACGTTGCAGGGAATGTCCGTTAAGTAG
- the ctaD gene encoding cytochrome c oxidase subunit I, producing the protein MTRVEFPPHIPPDDNQPKNLAVGHGVTLPAWKWRDYFTFNVDHKVIGIQYLVTAFLFYLIGGLMAIAIRTELATPDADFIDPNLYNAFMTNHGTIMIFLWIVPSAIGGFGNYLIPLMIGARDMAFPKLNAIAFWLNPPAGLLLLLSFIFGGSQSGWTAYPPLSLVTAPIAQTLWILAIVLVGTSSILGSVNFVVTILMMKVPSMKWDQLPLFCWAILATSVLALLSTPVLAAGLVLLLFDLNFGTSFFKPDAGGNVVIYQHLFWFYSHPAVYLMILPIFGIMSEVIPVHARKPIFGYKAIAYSSVAICVVGLFVWVHHMFTSGTPGWMRMFFTISTLIVAVPTGVKIFGWVATLWGGKIRFTSAMLFAIGLLSMFVMGGLSGVTMGTAPFDVHVHDTYYVVAHFHYVLFGGSVFGIYAGIYHWFPKMTGRKLGEGWGRIHFALTLVGTNLTFLPMHKLGLQGMPRRVAMYDPQFVDLNVLCTIGAFILGLSVIPFTINVLWSWSKGELAGDNPWEALSLEWTTASPPLVENWEVLPVVTHGPYDYGHSLEAAPEVSVQT; encoded by the coding sequence ATGACACGAGTTGAATTTCCACCACACATTCCGCCAGATGACAATCAGCCGAAAAATTTGGCGGTTGGACATGGCGTAACTCTGCCAGCTTGGAAATGGCGAGATTACTTCACTTTTAATGTAGACCATAAGGTTATTGGTATCCAATACCTGGTAACAGCATTTTTGTTCTATCTCATCGGTGGGTTGATGGCGATCGCTATCCGTACCGAGTTAGCAACACCTGATGCAGACTTCATTGATCCGAATCTGTATAACGCCTTCATGACCAATCACGGAACAATCATGATTTTCTTATGGATTGTTCCTAGTGCCATTGGGGGGTTTGGTAATTATCTCATTCCCTTGATGATTGGGGCGCGGGATATGGCGTTTCCCAAACTGAATGCGATCGCTTTTTGGTTAAACCCACCAGCCGGTTTACTCTTGTTACTTAGCTTTATTTTTGGTGGTTCTCAGTCTGGTTGGACTGCTTACCCACCATTGAGTTTAGTAACAGCGCCAATAGCACAAACCCTGTGGATTTTGGCAATTGTTCTGGTAGGGACTTCTTCCATTCTGGGTTCTGTGAACTTCGTTGTCACCATCTTGATGATGAAGGTTCCGAGCATGAAATGGGATCAACTACCTTTGTTCTGCTGGGCAATTTTGGCAACATCCGTACTAGCACTACTCTCTACACCAGTGTTAGCTGCGGGTTTAGTTCTGCTATTATTTGACCTTAACTTTGGTACTTCCTTCTTCAAACCAGATGCTGGCGGTAACGTTGTTATTTACCAACATTTGTTTTGGTTCTACTCCCACCCAGCAGTATATTTGATGATTCTGCCCATCTTCGGCATTATGTCGGAGGTGATTCCCGTTCATGCACGGAAACCAATTTTTGGTTATAAGGCGATCGCCTATTCTAGTGTCGCCATCTGTGTAGTCGGTTTGTTCGTCTGGGTTCACCATATGTTTACCAGTGGTACACCCGGTTGGATGCGGATGTTTTTCACCATTTCTACTTTGATTGTTGCTGTTCCCACTGGTGTGAAAATTTTCGGTTGGGTGGCAACTTTATGGGGTGGAAAGATCCGCTTCACCAGCGCCATGCTGTTTGCTATTGGCTTGTTGTCCATGTTTGTCATGGGCGGTTTAAGCGGCGTGACAATGGGTACAGCACCTTTTGATGTTCACGTCCACGACACCTATTATGTGGTGGCACACTTCCACTACGTTCTGTTTGGTGGTTCTGTATTTGGGATTTATGCCGGGATTTATCACTGGTTCCCCAAAATGACAGGGCGGAAGTTGGGTGAAGGCTGGGGTCGGATTCACTTTGCCCTGACTTTGGTTGGAACTAACTTGACTTTCTTACCTATGCACAAGTTGGGTTTACAAGGTATGCCCCGGCGGGTAGCAATGTATGACCCCCAGTTTGTGGATTTGAATGTACTTTGTACTATCGGTGCATTCATTTTAGGCTTATCGGTGATTCCTTTTACAATCAATGTTCTCTGGAGTTGGAGCAAGGGCGAATTAGCTGGGGATAATCCTTGGGAAGCTTTGAGCCTGGAATGGACTACTGCTTCTCCTCCTTTGGTGGAAAATTGGGAAGTTCTCCCTGTGGTGACTCATGGGCCTTATGACTATGGTCATAGTTTAGAAGCCGCACCAGAAGTAAGTGTACAGACCTAA
- a CDS encoding cytochrome c oxidase subunit 3, with product MTSVTAHEAHGGHEAHPDLRVWGLLTFLISESLMFGGFFATYLFFRGTTEVWPPEGTEVELFVPAINTAILLSSSVVIHFGDMAIKRGNVWGMRIWYFLTAIMGAVFLAGQVYEYQNLGYGLTTNVFANCFYIMTGFHGLHVFIGLLLILGVLWRSRRSGHYSATKHTGIEMAEIYWHFVDIIWIVLFTLVYLLNLL from the coding sequence ATGACTAGTGTGACTGCCCATGAGGCTCATGGGGGACATGAGGCGCATCCAGATTTACGGGTTTGGGGGTTGTTGACTTTCCTGATTTCTGAATCTTTGATGTTTGGCGGATTTTTTGCTACTTATCTGTTTTTTCGTGGGACTACCGAGGTGTGGCCGCCGGAAGGAACAGAGGTAGAGTTGTTTGTTCCAGCAATTAATACCGCCATTCTGTTATCTAGTAGTGTGGTCATTCACTTCGGTGATATGGCGATTAAGAGAGGTAATGTCTGGGGAATGCGGATTTGGTATTTCCTGACGGCGATTATGGGGGCGGTATTTTTAGCTGGTCAGGTGTACGAGTACCAGAATTTAGGGTACGGTCTGACTACCAATGTGTTCGCTAACTGCTTCTATATCATGACCGGGTTCCACGGACTGCACGTATTTATCGGGCTTTTATTGATTTTAGGTGTGTTGTGGCGATCGCGCCGTTCTGGTCATTATTCAGCTACTAAACACACAGGTATCGAAATGGCAGAAATTTACTGGCACTTCGTAGACATCATCTGGATTGTTCTTTTTACCTTGGTTTATCTGCTCAACCTTTTGTAA
- a CDS encoding cupin domain-containing protein, with the protein MQGRDWLLTGDGQYQVCKSARSWDLLQENYRLYRFLTEMEDVLNQVSDESTRLPEIRMLVRRLIVNSYWVRSQYLDPSPTTGTSVLLLYDELGFPLTVQTVTFAPGTLSTIHNHGTWGVVAVLKGQEKNTVWRCTKTLDSQDKIEATGEIILSPGDMISFTPDAIHSVQAIGDEPTVTFNIYGETDPKQRFEFDAVTHNAKKF; encoded by the coding sequence ATGCAAGGTAGGGATTGGCTCTTGACAGGAGACGGTCAATATCAAGTGTGTAAATCTGCGAGAAGTTGGGATTTATTACAAGAGAATTATCGTCTTTATCGGTTTTTAACTGAGATGGAAGATGTTCTCAATCAGGTAAGTGATGAATCTACTCGCTTACCTGAAATCCGAATGCTCGTTAGGCGCTTGATTGTAAATTCGTACTGGGTGCGAAGTCAGTATTTAGACCCTTCTCCAACCACAGGAACCTCTGTTCTCCTCCTATATGATGAATTGGGTTTTCCCTTGACTGTGCAAACAGTCACATTTGCACCAGGAACCCTATCTACTATTCATAATCATGGAACTTGGGGAGTTGTCGCGGTCTTAAAAGGGCAAGAAAAAAATACTGTTTGGCGATGCACAAAAACCCTAGATTCTCAAGACAAAATCGAGGCGACGGGAGAAATTATTTTATCACCAGGGGACATGATTAGCTTCACTCCCGATGCAATTCATAGCGTCCAAGCAATAGGTGATGAACCAACTGTCACCTTTAATATCTATGGCGAAACTGACCCCAAACAAAGATTCGAGTTTGATGCAGTTACCCATAATGCCAAAAAGTTTTAA
- a CDS encoding ArsC/Spx/MgsR family protein, which produces MARVIFYEKPGCKGGTRQKVLLTAAGHEVITYNLLTEPWTVERLRSFFGDRPVTDWFNRSAPQIKSGEIVPEQLDEQTALLLMLREPLLIRRPLLQVGDRREVGFDVEILETWIGLKPVDESFRAMSENLMSQDLQGCAHGNGHSHDHHHDHQGGCNHHGQQEHHRQSCHH; this is translated from the coding sequence ATGGCTAGAGTAATTTTCTATGAAAAACCCGGTTGTAAAGGTGGTACTCGTCAGAAAGTTTTGTTAACTGCGGCTGGACATGAAGTGATCACTTACAATCTGCTTACAGAACCTTGGACTGTGGAACGTCTGCGTTCATTTTTTGGCGATCGCCCAGTCACCGACTGGTTTAATCGTTCCGCGCCACAAATCAAGTCTGGTGAGATTGTTCCCGAACAACTAGACGAGCAAACAGCATTACTTTTAATGCTGAGAGAGCCTTTATTAATTCGTCGCCCTTTATTGCAAGTAGGCGATCGCCGCGAAGTTGGTTTTGATGTCGAAATCCTCGAAACTTGGATTGGCTTAAAACCTGTAGACGAATCCTTCCGCGCCATGAGCGAAAACCTCATGAGCCAAGATTTGCAAGGCTGCGCCCACGGTAATGGTCATAGTCACGATCATCACCACGACCATCAAGGCGGATGCAACCATCATGGTCAACAAGAACACCACAGACAAAGCTGTCATCATTAA
- the cysK gene encoding cysteine synthase A has product MRIANDVTELIGGTPLVKLNKIPQAEGVVARIVVKLEGMNPASSVKDRIGVSMINSAEAEGLITPGKTILVEPTSGNTGIALAMVAAARGYRLILTMPETMSQERRAMLRAYGATLELTPGTEGMRGAIRKAEELVASTPDAHMLQQFRNPANPKIHRETTAEEIWNDTDGEVDIVIAGVGTGGTITGIAEVLKQRKPSFQAIAVEPSNSPILSGGQAGPHKIQGIGAGFVPDVLRLELVDEVIRVSDDQAMSYGRRLAREEGLLSGISSGAALCAALQVGKRPENAGKLIVMVQPSFGERYLSTPLFQDLTNETAGVR; this is encoded by the coding sequence ATGCGAATTGCTAATGATGTAACAGAACTTATTGGAGGTACACCTTTAGTTAAGCTGAATAAGATTCCGCAAGCGGAAGGAGTAGTTGCGAGAATAGTTGTCAAACTAGAAGGTATGAATCCAGCCTCTTCCGTAAAAGACCGGATTGGGGTGAGTATGATTAACTCAGCAGAAGCGGAAGGTTTAATCACACCGGGAAAAACTATTTTAGTAGAACCAACTTCTGGTAACACAGGAATTGCTCTGGCAATGGTAGCCGCCGCCCGTGGTTATCGGTTAATTTTGACTATGCCAGAAACCATGAGCCAAGAAAGACGGGCTATGTTGCGGGCTTATGGTGCAACTTTAGAGTTGACTCCAGGTACGGAAGGTATGCGGGGAGCCATTCGCAAAGCTGAAGAACTTGTGGCTAGTACCCCTGATGCTCATATGTTGCAACAGTTTCGCAACCCAGCTAACCCCAAAATCCACCGCGAAACTACTGCTGAAGAAATTTGGAATGATACCGATGGTGAAGTTGATATTGTAATTGCTGGGGTGGGTACTGGAGGAACGATTACCGGGATTGCAGAGGTACTGAAGCAACGCAAACCTAGTTTTCAGGCGATCGCAGTTGAACCAAGCAATAGTCCTATCCTTTCCGGTGGACAAGCAGGGCCGCACAAAATCCAAGGTATCGGCGCAGGCTTTGTTCCCGATGTCCTCCGCCTGGAATTGGTGGATGAAGTCATCAGGGTGAGTGATGATCAAGCGATGAGTTACGGGCGGCGTTTAGCCAGGGAAGAAGGTTTGTTATCTGGTATCTCCTCTGGTGCGGCTTTGTGTGCAGCTTTACAGGTGGGGAAACGTCCCGAAAACGCCGGTAAGTTAATTGTGATGGTTCAACCTTCCTTCGGCGAACGCTACCTCAGCACCCCTTTGTTTCAGGATTTGACGAATGAAACTGCTGGCGTTCGGTAA
- a CDS encoding LLM class flavin-dependent oxidoreductase, producing the protein MKTGLFCNYENHHQDSRRAIFEQVALVRQAEKLGFDEAWVTEHHFNEVNLSSSILLLMAHLAGVTSTIKLGTAAVLLPFHNPIRVAEDIATLDNLCNGRLLFGVAKGGPFPQHNKHFATPMGESRAMMLEALALIQKLLYETDVSFNGQYYQCDRLTVYPKPLQQEIPVYLATGDDAGIEFAAKHSFALMGGPPFALERLKKTVQTYRALNSSGGEKFVLARFFYVGKTYDEAVSEALPFIRYFSQKMTANSSQVMQNGSSGHKQFDRTNICFDEDYLIENSIIGDVATCRDKIKKFQDELDLGTLALKPSSFALQKNQESLQRYNQEVQNYV; encoded by the coding sequence ATGAAAACTGGACTGTTCTGCAATTACGAAAATCATCACCAAGACTCGCGTCGAGCCATTTTTGAACAAGTGGCGCTAGTACGACAGGCGGAAAAGTTGGGTTTTGACGAGGCTTGGGTAACAGAGCATCATTTTAATGAAGTAAATCTCAGTTCGTCAATATTGCTGTTGATGGCACATTTAGCAGGTGTCACCTCAACTATTAAATTAGGTACGGCGGCGGTGTTATTACCATTCCACAACCCGATTCGGGTGGCGGAAGATATTGCTACCTTAGATAATTTGTGCAATGGACGATTATTATTTGGTGTCGCTAAAGGGGGGCCATTTCCCCAACATAACAAGCACTTTGCCACACCAATGGGTGAATCTCGCGCGATGATGTTAGAGGCACTGGCATTGATTCAAAAGCTCTTATATGAAACTGATGTATCATTTAACGGACAATATTATCAATGCGATCGCCTCACAGTTTACCCTAAACCTTTACAGCAAGAAATCCCGGTTTATCTAGCCACTGGTGATGATGCAGGTATTGAATTTGCGGCCAAACACTCCTTTGCTTTGATGGGGGGGCCGCCGTTTGCTCTGGAGAGATTAAAAAAGACAGTGCAAACCTATCGAGCCTTAAATTCTAGTGGTGGGGAAAAATTTGTTTTAGCACGCTTCTTTTATGTAGGTAAAACCTATGATGAAGCAGTCAGCGAAGCTTTACCTTTTATTAGGTATTTTAGCCAGAAAATGACAGCTAATTCGTCTCAAGTAATGCAGAACGGTTCTAGCGGTCACAAGCAATTTGACCGCACAAATATTTGTTTTGATGAAGACTACTTGATTGAAAATTCCATCATTGGTGATGTTGCTACTTGTCGAGACAAAATCAAGAAATTTCAAGACGAATTGGATCTAGGTACATTAGCGCTCAAACCCTCATCTTTTGCTTTGCAAAAAAATCAGGAAAGCTTGCAGCGCTACAACCAAGAGGTACAAAATTATGTCTAA
- a CDS encoding Coq4 family protein produces the protein MTNVISYNNDKGLLAYIQFLADRALKPSNGNTDPVFDFEDALDQTEMAQLAVDELKKIPEVNTLFAERWLPAPFNLDDLAKLPEGTLGHVYAIEMKARGFDPYFYKKVPVVDDISYLKMLWRSTHDIYHVVAGFDTDGIGEIGLQAFVLAQTPIPISVMLVSFGMVMTSLYQPAKFQDLMAEIARGYSLGSHTPRKLIAQKWDQFWDVPVIEIRECLGINTVKQREIA, from the coding sequence ATGACCAATGTCATCAGTTACAACAATGACAAAGGACTTCTTGCCTATATTCAGTTTTTGGCAGATAGGGCGTTAAAACCCAGCAATGGTAACACTGACCCAGTTTTTGACTTCGAGGACGCACTCGACCAAACAGAAATGGCGCAGTTAGCTGTTGATGAGTTGAAAAAAATTCCCGAAGTTAACACCTTGTTTGCGGAACGCTGGCTACCAGCACCTTTCAATTTAGATGATTTAGCTAAACTCCCAGAGGGAACATTGGGCCATGTCTACGCCATTGAAATGAAAGCTAGAGGTTTCGACCCCTATTTTTATAAGAAAGTCCCTGTAGTTGATGACATCTCGTATCTGAAAATGCTTTGGCGCTCTACCCATGATATTTATCATGTCGTTGCTGGATTTGATACTGATGGGATTGGTGAAATTGGCCTGCAAGCTTTTGTTTTGGCTCAAACCCCAATTCCTATTAGTGTGATGCTGGTAAGTTTTGGTATGGTGATGACTAGTCTTTATCAACCAGCAAAATTCCAAGATTTAATGGCAGAAATAGCTCGTGGATATAGTTTAGGTTCCCATACGCCGAGGAAGTTAATTGCTCAGAAATGGGATCAGTTTTGGGATGTACCAGTGATTGAAATTCGTGAATGTTTAGGCATAAATACCGTAAAGCAACGTGAAATAGCTTAG
- a CDS encoding NifB/NifX family molybdenum-iron cluster-binding protein, which yields MKIAFATSDRINVDAHFGWAQEIDVYEISDGGYEFIETLSFNKETPKPSEDTIEKGEGGCKHGKSDCKKAKKEEEQKPKVQNGESDDKVAQKIAALSDCKIVYVASIGGIAAAKLIKKGVMPVKPRSKKEDIIYLLNRLVQTLKGNPPPWLRKALRPNQESLGELESV from the coding sequence ATGAAGATAGCATTTGCTACAAGTGATAGGATCAATGTTGATGCTCACTTTGGCTGGGCGCAAGAAATTGATGTTTATGAAATTTCCGACGGGGGTTATGAATTTATCGAAACTCTCTCCTTTAATAAGGAAACTCCAAAACCTAGTGAAGATACAATCGAAAAAGGCGAAGGTGGTTGCAAACACGGTAAAAGCGATTGCAAAAAAGCTAAAAAAGAAGAGGAGCAAAAACCTAAGGTTCAAAATGGTGAAAGCGATGATAAGGTAGCTCAAAAAATCGCAGCTTTATCTGATTGTAAAATTGTATATGTGGCATCCATTGGCGGTATTGCTGCTGCCAAATTAATCAAAAAGGGCGTAATGCCAGTTAAACCGCGTTCAAAGAAGGAAGATATTATCTACCTTTTGAACAGATTAGTGCAAACTCTTAAAGGTAATCCTCCTCCTTGGTTGCGTAAAGCTCTGCGGCCAAATCAAGAAAGTCTCGGCGAACTAGAATCTGTGTAA
- a CDS encoding carbohydrate ABC transporter permease, whose translation MVLRIRRWRNNHRRNITDSLFGYVFMMPTLLVLGTFVVLPILYSVFLSLNKVQLLGGVAYQFIGLRNFQRLVDDQLVWIALRNTAEYVVIVVPSQTILALILAVTLNAGIRGKNWWRILYFLPTVTSSAVLTLIFMWIYNTDGLLNDFLAFVGLPTYNWLGDPAVALKGIMLMNIWSTAPFYMVIYLAALQDIPAKLYEAAELDGANWWQKFIYITIPLLKPVTFFVIAVGVIGTFQLFDQSYIFSGGTGGPNNATLTVVLLIYQMVFRYLQMGYAAAIAFLLAVVIIAITLIQRRVFAGE comes from the coding sequence ATGGTGTTGCGAATCAGAAGGTGGAGAAATAACCATAGACGGAACATCACAGACAGCTTGTTCGGATATGTGTTCATGATGCCGACTCTGTTGGTTTTGGGAACTTTTGTAGTTCTACCTATTCTCTACTCTGTTTTTCTTTCGCTCAACAAAGTTCAACTGTTAGGTGGTGTTGCCTATCAATTCATTGGTTTACGAAATTTTCAGCGATTAGTTGATGATCAATTAGTTTGGATTGCTTTAAGAAATACAGCAGAATATGTGGTTATTGTTGTACCAAGCCAAACTATTTTGGCGTTGATTTTAGCGGTCACCTTAAATGCTGGAATCCGGGGTAAAAACTGGTGGCGCATCCTTTACTTTTTGCCAACAGTCACTTCTTCCGCAGTGCTGACGCTAATTTTTATGTGGATTTATAATACCGATGGACTATTAAATGATTTTTTAGCTTTTGTGGGACTGCCTACTTATAATTGGTTGGGTGATCCGGCGGTTGCCCTCAAAGGCATCATGCTAATGAATATTTGGTCAACCGCACCATTTTATATGGTGATATATCTAGCAGCCTTACAAGATATACCAGCAAAACTTTACGAGGCGGCAGAATTAGATGGTGCAAATTGGTGGCAGAAGTTTATTTACATCACAATTCCTCTGCTGAAACCTGTGACTTTTTTTGTGATTGCAGTGGGGGTAATTGGCACTTTTCAATTATTTGATCAATCTTATATTTTCTCTGGTGGTACTGGTGGCCCTAATAATGCCACCTTGACTGTAGTACTGCTGATTTATCAAATGGTATTTCGTTATTTACAGATGGGATATGCTGCGGCGATCGCCTTTCTCTTAGCAGTGGTGATTATTGCTATTACACTGATTCAACGGCGAGTTTTTGCTGGTGAATAA